From a single Pseudophryne corroboree isolate aPseCor3 chromosome 6, aPseCor3.hap2, whole genome shotgun sequence genomic region:
- the LOC134936056 gene encoding gastrula zinc finger protein XlCGF17.1-like, which produces MMSLTRERPHLCSECDKSFTHKSQLIIHQRSHTGEKPFTCSECSKCFFQKSYLVIHQRSHTGEKPFTCSECSKCFSQKSYLVIHQRSHTGEKLHLCSECDRSFTCKSHLIRHHKSHTGEKPHMCSECDRSFTCKSYLIRHQRSHTGEKPFTCSECSKCFSQKSALVIHKRIHRGEKPFTCSECSKCFTRKSSLVLHQRVHTGEKPFTCSECSKCFSLKSHVAIHQRIHTGEKPFECSECSKCFSQKSELVIHQSSHTGEKPFICSECSKCFSQKSILIRHQRSHTGEKPFTCSECRKCFSLKSFLVIHQWRHTGEKPFTCSECSKCFTSKKTLSNHMRSHSEGLNAACVS; this is translated from the coding sequence ATGATGAGTCTCACAAGAGAGAGACCACATCTGTGCTCCGAGTGTGACAAAAGCTTTACACATAAATCACAGCTtatcatacatcagaggagtcacacaggagagaaaccatttacatgttctgaatgcagcaagtgttttttccagaagtcatatcttgttatacatcagaggagtcacacaggagagaaaccatttacatgttctgaatgcagcaagtgtttttcccagaagtcatatcttgttatacatcagaggagtcacacaggagagaaactacatctgtgctctgagtgtgacagaagctttacatgTAAATCACATCTTATCAGACATCAcaagagtcacacaggagagaaaccacatatgtgctctgagtgtgacagaagctttacatgTAAATCATATCTTatcagacatcagaggagtcacacaggagagaaaccatttacatgttctgaatgtagcaagtgtttttcccagaagtcagcGCTTGTTATACATAAGAGGATTCAcagaggagagaaaccatttacatgttctgaatgtagcaaatgttttACCAGGAAGTCATCTCTTGTTTTGCATCAGAgagttcacacaggagagaaaccatttacatgttctgaatgcagcaagtgtttttccctgaaGTCACATGTTGctatacatcagaggattcacacaggagagaaaccttttgaatgttctgaatgcagcaagtgtttttcccagaagtcagagcttgttatacatcagagcagtcacacaggagagaaaccatttatatgttctgaatgtagcaagtgtttttcccagaagtccattcttattagacatcagaggagtcacacaggagagaaaccatttacatgttctgaatgtaggaaGTGTTTTTCCCTGAAGTCATTTCTTGTTATACACCAGTggcgtcacacaggagagaaaccatttacatgttctgaatgcagcaagtgttttactaGTAAGAAAACACTCAGTAATCACATGCGGAGTCACTCTGAGGGCCTGAATGCAGCTTGTGTATCATAA